One Ranitomeya imitator isolate aRanImi1 chromosome 1, aRanImi1.pri, whole genome shotgun sequence DNA window includes the following coding sequences:
- the LOC138657442 gene encoding zinc finger protein 665-like gives MEEWEYLGGHKEEMMEELRPLTPDGSRRRNPPERCPRPLYPQDCPEENHNIPEDHQGEDLIIIKVKDEEEEVMMRGDQPCVSDGKEEIPEDVSTENDNNNAERSFRLSVNYKLEDEDMKPHSKEENLTSPSVHSGFNCTDLTCNPPNPEEPSPNQSQIVTSIDQTVSRELQCEKIHTGEKPPYSCSECGKSFSNKSSFVTHERWHTRDKPFSCSECGKCFGNNSHLVRHKKIHTGEKPHSCSECGKCFISKTKLLDHQRSHTGDKPFSCSFCGKCFAIKSNLATHERIHTGEKPYSCSECGKCFSDKSGLLAHQRAHTGEKLYSCTECGKSFSDNSALVNHKKIHTGEKPYSCSECGKCFIHQADVAKHQRIHTGEKPYSCSECGKCFAYKSHLVRHQKIHTGEKPFSCSECGKCFISKAKLLDHHRSHTGEKPFSCLVCGRSFVIKSSLVTHEKIHTGEKSYSCSECEKCFISKPKLRDHLRSHTGEKPFSCSFCGKGFAFKSYLVTHERIHTGEKSYSCSECGKCFISKTKLLDHHRSHTGEKPFSCSFCGKCFALKSSLAAHERIHTGDNSYSCSECGKCFIVKARLLDHHRSHTGEKPFFCSFCGKCFTLKANLVTHERIHTGEKPFSCSECKKTFTHQSSLVYHKRFHTGEKA, from the exons atggatccaggaggagaaatccaccagagagatgtccccgtcctctgtatccccaggactgtccggaggagaatcacaacatcccggaggatcatcag GGGGAAGATCTGATTATTATTAAAgtgaaggatgaagaagaagaagtgATGATGAGGGGGGATCAGCCGTGTGTGAGTGACGGGAAGGAGGAGATTCCGGAAGATGTTTCCAcag AAAATGACAATAACAATGCTGAGAGAAGCTTCAGGTTATCGGTAAATTATAAATTAGAAGATGAAGATATGAAGCCGCACTCTAAAGAAGAAAATCTCACCAGCCCGAGCGTACATTCAGGATTCAACTGTACAGATCTAACATGTAATCCACCTAATCCTGAGGAACCGTCTCCTAACCAATCTCAGATTGTTACAAGTATAGATCAGACCGTAAGCAGAGAGCTTCAATGTgaaaaaattcacacaggggagaagccaccatactcttgttcagaatgtgggaaaagcttTAGCAATAAATCAAGTTTTGTAACACATGAAAGATGGCACACAAGAgacaagccattttcatgttcggaatgtgggaaatgttttggaaATAATTCACATCTTGTCAGACATAAGaagattcacacaggagagaaaccgcattcatgttctgaatgtggtaaatgttttatttCTAAAACCAAACTTCTTGATCATCAACGAAGTCACACCGGGGataagccattttcttgttcattTTGTGGGAAATGCTTTGCAATTAAATCAAATCTTGCTACGCATgagagaatccacacaggagagaagccttattcatgttcagaatgtgggaaatgtttttcagataAATCTGGTTTACTAGCTCATCAGAgagctcacacaggagagaagctatattcttgtacggaatgtgggaaaagtttttcaGATAATTCGGCTTTAGTAAATCATAAGaagattcacacaggagagaaaccatattcatgttcagaatgtgggaaatgttttatacatCAAGCTGATGTTgcaaaacatcagagaattcacacaggagagaagccgtattcatgttcagaatgtggaaaatgttttgcataTAAGTCACATCTTGTTcgtcatcagaaaattcacacaggagagaagccattttcatgttctgaatgtgggaaatgttttatttctAAAGCCAAACTTCTTGATCATCatcgaagtcacacaggggagaagccattttcttgctTGGTTTGTGGAAGAAGCTTTGTCAttaaatcaagtcttgttacacatgagaaaaTCCATACCGGAGAGAAGTcttattcatgttctgaatgtgagaaatgttttatttCTAAACCCAAACTTCGTGACCATCttcgaagtcacacaggggagaagccattttcatgttctttTTGTGGGAAAGGCTTTGCATTTAAGTCATaccttgttacacatgagagaatccacacaggagagaagtcttattcatgttctgaatgtgggaaatgttttatttctAAAACCAAACTTCTTGATCATCatcgaagtcacacaggggagaagccattttcatgttctttTTGTGGGAAATGCTTTGCACTTAAATCAAGTCTTGctgcacatgagagaattcacacaggagataattcttattcatgttctgaatgtgggaaatgttttattgttAAAGCCAGACTTCTTGATCATCatcgaagtcacacaggggagaagccatttttttgttcattttgtgggaaatgctttacactaaaagcaaatcttgttacacatgagagaatccacacaggagagaagccattttcatgttcggaatgtaaaAAAACATTTACACATCAGTCAAGTCTGGTTTACCATAAAAggtttcacacaggggaaaaggcgTAA